The following are encoded in a window of Gossypium raimondii isolate GPD5lz chromosome 13, ASM2569854v1, whole genome shotgun sequence genomic DNA:
- the LOC105782328 gene encoding cell division cycle protein 27 homolog B isoform X2, whose protein sequence is MDLLNEAETALCPSNEPGGEIPNGASGHYLLGLIYRYTDRKRSAIHHFRLALSIDPLLWSAYEELCILGAAEEATVVFGEAAALCIEKQHFYLGLASPNLHVASEGCNLVSSLNFSSEDVSPRQLKNTQVNSFRDIPSNHHGAAISASQPHNGGGPSNISLYNTPSPLASQLSGVVPPPLCRNAQPNGSNLNTVNADGSPKSVVNSLVQAPRRKFVDEGKLRKISGRLFSESGPRRSTRLAGDAGVDTNANTTGVDGNGTSSSKYLGAKLSSVAFRTVTVRNSQYLANDNIEEANSSSSPGDVRSLDQDGPTVPVGGVAISRSKVSSGVSEVLGLIKTLGEGYRLSCLYRCQDALNTFLTLPLRHYNTSWVLSQVGKAHFELVDYLEADRVFSLSLRVSPYSLEGMDIYSTVLYHLKEDMKLSYLARELISTDRLAPQSWCAMGNCNSLQKDHETALKNFQRSVQLNTRFAYAHTLCGHEYVALEDFENGTKSYQDALQIDSRHYNAWYGLGMIFLRQEKFEFSEHHFRTAFHINPRSSVIMSYLGTALHALKRSEDAIKIMDCAIFSDRKNPLPMYQKANILMSLEKFDEALEVLQELKEYAPRESSVYALMGKIYKRQNMHEKAMLHFGIALDLKPSATDVATIKAAIEKLHVPDELEN, encoded by the exons GTACACAGATAGAAAGAGAAGTGCTATTCATCATTTTAGGCTGGCTTTGTCTATAGATCCTTTACTTTGGTCTGCATATGAGGAGTTGTGTATATTAG GTGCTGCTGAAGAAGCAACTGTGGTTTTTGGGGAAGCAGCTGCTCTTTGCATTGAAAAGCAGCACTTCTATCTTGGGTTAGCCTCCCCAAATTTGCATGTGGCGAGTGAGGGTTGTAATCTGGTTTCTTCCCTGAACTTTAGTTCAGAAGATGTCAGTCCTAGGCAACTGAAAAACACACAAGTGAATAGCTTTAGAGACATCCCCAGTAATCATCATGGAGCAGCAATATCTGCTTCACAGCCCCATAATGGTGGTGGTCCTTCAAATATATCACTTTATAATACTCCTTCACCATTGGCTTCACAG TTGTCAGGAGTTGTTCCACCACCTTTGTGTAGAAATGCACAGCCAAATGGTTCCAATCTCAACACAGTTAatgctgatggttctccaaaGTCAGTGGTGAACTCTCTTGTTCAAGCCCCTCGAAGAAAGTTTGTTGATGAAGGAAAATTACGAAAG ATTTCTGGGAGGCTATTCTCCGAATCTGGTCCCCGTCGAAGTACAAGACTTGCTGGAGATGCTGGGGTCGACACAAATGCAAATACCACAGGAGTAGATGGAAATGGGACTAGCTCTTCTAAATACCTTGGAGCTAAGTTGAGTTCTGTCGCTTTTCGTACTGTGACAGTTCGTAATTCTCAATATTTGGCGAACGATAATATTGAAGAAG CAAATTCAAGTTCATCTCCTGGTGATGTTAGATCCCTTGACCAAGATGGACCTACTGTTCCAGTTGGTGGGGTTGCTATTAGCAGATCAAAAGTTAGCAGCGGCGTTTCTGAAGTTTTAGGCCTTATAAAAACCCTTGGGGAAGGCTATAGGCTTTCTTGCCTGTATAGGTGTCAG GATGCACTGAATACCTTTCTAACACTTCCACTTAGGCATTATAATACAAGCTGGGTGCTGTCCCAG GTTGGGAAAGCACATTTCGAATTGGTTGATTACTTAGAAGCTGATCGGGTATTTAGTCTTTCCCTTCGAGTGTCTCCTTACAGTTTAGAAGGAATGGATATTTACTCCACTGTTCTATAC CATTTAAAGGAAGATATGAAGTTGAGTTACCTAGCGCGGGAACTGATATCAACTGACCGCTTAGCTCCTCAATCATG GTGTGCCATGGGAAACTGTAACAGCTTGCAGAAAGACCACGAAACAGCTCTGAAAAATTTCCAACGATCTGTGCAACTGAATACAAGATTTGCATATGCCCACACCCTTTGTGGTCATGA GTATGTTGCTTTAGAGGATTTTGAGAATGGAACCAAGAGCTACCAGGATGCCCTTCAGATCGATTCAAGGCATTACAATGCCTGGTATGGTCTAGGAATGATCTTTCTTCGCCAAGAGAAGTTTGAGTTTTCCGAGCATCACTTTAGAACTGCTTTCCACATAAATCCACGTTCTTCTGTTATAATGTCTTATCTTGGAACCGCTCTCCATGCCTTAAAG AGAAGTGAAGATGCCATCAAGATAATGGACTGCGCGATTTTTTCAGACAGAAAAAACCCGCTTCCGATGTATCAAAAGGCTAACATACTGATGAGTCTGGAGAAATTTGATGAAGCTCTTGAAGTTCTACAGGAACTTAAAGAGTATGCCCCTCGTGAAAGCAGTGTATATGCTTTGATGGGTAAAATCTATAAGCGACAAAACATGCACGAAAAAGCCATGCTTCATTTCGGTATTGCTTTGGATTTAAAGCCATCTGCAACCGATGTTGCTACGATTAAG GCTGCCATCGAGAAGTTACATGTACCGGACGAATTAGAAAATTAA
- the LOC105782328 gene encoding cell division cycle protein 27 homolog B isoform X3, which translates to MKLKRLYVLVMSLVERFQMVHLVIIFLALFTGAAEEATVVFGEAAALCIEKQHFYLGLASPNLHVASEGCNLVSSLNFSSEDVSPRQLKNTQVNSFRDIPSNHHGAAISASQPHNGGGPSNISLYNTPSPLASQLSGVVPPPLCRNAQPNGSNLNTVNADGSPKSVVNSLVQAPRRKFVDEGKLRKISGRLFSESGPRRSTRLAGDAGVDTNANTTGVDGNGTSSSKYLGAKLSSVAFRTVTVRNSQYLANDNIEEANSSSSPGDVRSLDQDGPTVPVGGVAISRSKVSSGVSEVLGLIKTLGEGYRLSCLYRCQDALNTFLTLPLRHYNTSWVLSQVGKAHFELVDYLEADRVFSLSLRVSPYSLEGMDIYSTVLYHLKEDMKLSYLARELISTDRLAPQSWCAMGNCNSLQKDHETALKNFQRSVQLNTRFAYAHTLCGHEYVALEDFENGTKSYQDALQIDSRHYNAWYGLGMIFLRQEKFEFSEHHFRTAFHINPRSSVIMSYLGTALHALKRSEDAIKIMDCAIFSDRKNPLPMYQKANILMSLEKFDEALEVLQELKEYAPRESSVYALMGKIYKRQNMHEKAMLHFGIALDLKPSATDVATIKAAIEKLHVPDELEN; encoded by the exons GTGCTGCTGAAGAAGCAACTGTGGTTTTTGGGGAAGCAGCTGCTCTTTGCATTGAAAAGCAGCACTTCTATCTTGGGTTAGCCTCCCCAAATTTGCATGTGGCGAGTGAGGGTTGTAATCTGGTTTCTTCCCTGAACTTTAGTTCAGAAGATGTCAGTCCTAGGCAACTGAAAAACACACAAGTGAATAGCTTTAGAGACATCCCCAGTAATCATCATGGAGCAGCAATATCTGCTTCACAGCCCCATAATGGTGGTGGTCCTTCAAATATATCACTTTATAATACTCCTTCACCATTGGCTTCACAG TTGTCAGGAGTTGTTCCACCACCTTTGTGTAGAAATGCACAGCCAAATGGTTCCAATCTCAACACAGTTAatgctgatggttctccaaaGTCAGTGGTGAACTCTCTTGTTCAAGCCCCTCGAAGAAAGTTTGTTGATGAAGGAAAATTACGAAAG ATTTCTGGGAGGCTATTCTCCGAATCTGGTCCCCGTCGAAGTACAAGACTTGCTGGAGATGCTGGGGTCGACACAAATGCAAATACCACAGGAGTAGATGGAAATGGGACTAGCTCTTCTAAATACCTTGGAGCTAAGTTGAGTTCTGTCGCTTTTCGTACTGTGACAGTTCGTAATTCTCAATATTTGGCGAACGATAATATTGAAGAAG CAAATTCAAGTTCATCTCCTGGTGATGTTAGATCCCTTGACCAAGATGGACCTACTGTTCCAGTTGGTGGGGTTGCTATTAGCAGATCAAAAGTTAGCAGCGGCGTTTCTGAAGTTTTAGGCCTTATAAAAACCCTTGGGGAAGGCTATAGGCTTTCTTGCCTGTATAGGTGTCAG GATGCACTGAATACCTTTCTAACACTTCCACTTAGGCATTATAATACAAGCTGGGTGCTGTCCCAG GTTGGGAAAGCACATTTCGAATTGGTTGATTACTTAGAAGCTGATCGGGTATTTAGTCTTTCCCTTCGAGTGTCTCCTTACAGTTTAGAAGGAATGGATATTTACTCCACTGTTCTATAC CATTTAAAGGAAGATATGAAGTTGAGTTACCTAGCGCGGGAACTGATATCAACTGACCGCTTAGCTCCTCAATCATG GTGTGCCATGGGAAACTGTAACAGCTTGCAGAAAGACCACGAAACAGCTCTGAAAAATTTCCAACGATCTGTGCAACTGAATACAAGATTTGCATATGCCCACACCCTTTGTGGTCATGA GTATGTTGCTTTAGAGGATTTTGAGAATGGAACCAAGAGCTACCAGGATGCCCTTCAGATCGATTCAAGGCATTACAATGCCTGGTATGGTCTAGGAATGATCTTTCTTCGCCAAGAGAAGTTTGAGTTTTCCGAGCATCACTTTAGAACTGCTTTCCACATAAATCCACGTTCTTCTGTTATAATGTCTTATCTTGGAACCGCTCTCCATGCCTTAAAG AGAAGTGAAGATGCCATCAAGATAATGGACTGCGCGATTTTTTCAGACAGAAAAAACCCGCTTCCGATGTATCAAAAGGCTAACATACTGATGAGTCTGGAGAAATTTGATGAAGCTCTTGAAGTTCTACAGGAACTTAAAGAGTATGCCCCTCGTGAAAGCAGTGTATATGCTTTGATGGGTAAAATCTATAAGCGACAAAACATGCACGAAAAAGCCATGCTTCATTTCGGTATTGCTTTGGATTTAAAGCCATCTGCAACCGATGTTGCTACGATTAAG GCTGCCATCGAGAAGTTACATGTACCGGACGAATTAGAAAATTAA